The Arachis hypogaea cultivar Tifrunner chromosome 14, arahy.Tifrunner.gnm2.J5K5, whole genome shotgun sequence genome has a segment encoding these proteins:
- the LOC112744119 gene encoding LOW QUALITY PROTEIN: origin of replication complex subunit 5 (The sequence of the model RefSeq protein was modified relative to this genomic sequence to represent the inferred CDS: inserted 1 base in 1 codon), producing the protein MGYVEPIPVYFPDYTDADLCKILSRNQADSKLYSSFLDVALRSFFRVTRQVDELSTAFKPLYEKYCEPLSDKRVFPNGDKDKDMKRKLFSHINPHITSSLNEIFKVSSHPSAEVENSKEANLKVNQKKPERREEIAKLDFHMSTSAKYLLILAFLASRNPATLDASLFDSKGGSDNRYRSTVSEDLALKLTAPLSSLLAFLCQNHPGSSARCPVSHVQGGSIKTAIQAGSALAFTSALIDFRGQRIKHDSHKEYAAYNSALMKTIKGATTGLISGTIXGTVVATWNHVPRVERNVALPGLIRTLKMMGNYALTFVAIGGVYIGVKQLVQNARMKRDLVNGGVGVQLFWVTKVAFCSKLFISVRP; encoded by the exons ATGGGTTATGTGGAGCCTATCCCTGTATACTTTCCTGATTACACAGATGCTGATCTTTGCAAAATATTGTCGAGAAACCAAGCAGACTCGAAGCTGTATTCTTCATTCTTGGA TGTAGCTTTAAGGTCTTTCTTTAGGGTTACTAGGCAGGTTGATGAATTGTCCACTGCCTTCAAACCACTATACGAAAAATATTGTGAACCTTTAAGCGATAAAAGAGTCTTTCCTAATGGAGACAAAGACAAAGACATGAAGAGAAAGTTATTTAGTCATATCAATCCTCACATCACATCCTCTCTGAATGAGATATTTAAGGTTTCATCTCATCCTTCAGCTGAAGTTGAGAACTCCAAAGAGGCAAATCTGAAGGTGAATCAAAAGAAACCGGAGCGACGTGAAGAAATTGCCAAGCTAGACTTTCACATGTCTACGAGTGCAAAGtatcttcttattttagcatTTCTTGCTTCCCGAAATCCAGCTACTCTTGATGCTTCACTTTTTGATTCCAAAGGAGGTTCTGATAATCGGTATCGGTCAACTGTATCAGAAGACTTGGCTTTGAAG CTCACGGCACCGCTCTCGTCGTTACTTGCATTTCTTTGCCAAAATCATCCAGGTTCCTCGGCAAGATGCCCAGTTTCACACGTTCAAGGAG GGAGCATCAAAACCGCAATTCAGGCTGGGTCAGCATTGGCATTCACCTCTGCATTGATTGATTTTAGAGGTCAGAGAATAAAACATGATTCTCATAAGGAGTATGCTGCCTACAACTCTGCATTGATGAAAACTATTAAGGGTGCAACAACTGGTTTAATTTCTGGCACCA TGGGTACTGTTGTTGCCACCTGGAATCATGTTCCTCGTGTTGAGAGAAACGTTGCTCTTCCGGGCCTCATAAGAACTTTGAAGATGATGGGCAACTATGCATTGACCTTTGTTGCCATAGGAGGAGTCTACATTGGTGTTAAGCAGTTGGTGCAGAACGCTAGGATGAAGAGGGATCTTGTCAATGGTGGTGTAGGTGTGCAACTGTTCTGGGTTACAAAGGTAGCCTTTTGCTCCAAACTATTTATCTCTGTTAGACCATAA